CGCCCGGCGCTGCTGCACCCGTGCGGCCTGCTTGACCAACTCCCGTTCGCCCTGCCGCAGCCAGGCGTAGAGGGGCGCGGCGATAAATATGGTGGCCGCCGTGCCGATCAGGATGCCGACAAAAAGAGCCAGTGAGAGGTCCCGCAAGGTTCCGGCGCCGAGCAGGCCAGCGCCGATGAATAGGATCGCCCCCACCGGAAGGATGGCAACCATCATGGTGTTGATGGAGCGCACCAAGGTCTGGTTGACAGCCAGGTTGACCTCCTCGCCAAACGTCCGGCGGGTGGACGCCTGCAGGTCCGCGGTGTTCTCGCGGATCTTGTCGAAGACCACCACAGTGTCGTACAGCGAGTAGCTCAGCACGGTGAGGAACCCAATGATGGCCGACGGCGTGACCTCGAAATCGCTGAGGGCGTACACGCCGGCGGTGATGAACATCGTCACCAGCATGCCCACGAGGGCCGAGAGCGACATCTTCCAGGTCCGGAAGTAGAGCGCCATCAGCACCGCGGCGAGCCCGACGAAGATCGCCAGGCCCAAAAGGGCCTGTTTTGTAACGTCAGCACCCCAGGTCGGCCCGACAAAGGTCGAGGTGACCTCATTGTCGGTGACGCCGTAGGCCGTGGTGAGTCCGTCCTTGATCCGCAGTGTCTCGTCGTCGGTGAGCTTGTCCGTTTGGATCCGCATCGTGGTGCCGGCAACATTGGCGACCCGCGGGACGCTTCCGGAGACAACGTCCTTCACGGCTTTCTCGCCGAGGGCAGGGTCCGTGGTCTTGACGTTGGAGACGGTGAATTCCGAGCCGCCCCTGAACTCGATGCCGAGGTTGAAGCCACCCTTGGCGACCGGCAGCAGGATCGAGAGCGCAACCAGGACGGCTGCAATCAGGAACCAGATTTTCTTGGAATCGACAAAGTCGTACGAGCGCTTGCCCGTGTAGAGCTCATTGCCGAAATTGGCGAAGCTGGTGGCCATTTAGTTGCCCTCCTTGGACGCGTTCTTGGAGGAACCGGCAAGCTGTTCCTGGCGTTCCGCGAGCCGTCGTTCCGCAATGGTCATCCGGCGTTCGGCCTCGGCCGCGGCGCCGGTGTTCTTGGCGCGAAGCGCAACGGCGGGCTTGTCATCCGGGGTGCGGATCCGGCCCGCCCCGCGGTACAGCGGGATGGCGCCGAGCCGCTTCGGGTCCAGGCCGGAGAACCGGTGGCCTTCGCCGAAGAACTTGGTGCCCGAGAGCAGCTGAAGCGTCGGGTGCGTGAACATAAATACAACGATGAGGTCAGCGATGGCAGTCAGGCCAAGCGTAAACGCGAAGCCGCGGACGTTGCCCACAGCCACGAAGTACAGCACCAGCGCGGCCAGCAGGTTCACCGCCTTGGATGCGAGCACTGTGCGCTTGGCGCGCTTCCAGCCGTTCTGGACTGCCGAAACGAGTCCGCGGCCTTCCCGGAGCTCGTCCCGGATGCGTTCGAAGTAGACGATGAAGGAGTCAGCTGTCTGTCCGATTGCCACAATCAGACCGGCCACACCGGCAAGCGAGAGCCGGTAGTTTTCCGTCCAGCCAAGGATCGCTATGGCCAGGTAGGTCAGGGCACCGGCAACAACCAGGGACGCCACGGTGACCAGGCCCAAGGCCCGGTACTGGAACAGCGAGTAGACGACCACCAGCAACAGGCCGATCAGGCCCGCCAACATGCCCATCCGCAGCTGCTCACCACCCAGGGTGGCTGAGATCTGCTGTTCGCTCTGGATTTCGAAGCTGATCGGCAAGGCTCCAAAGCGGAGCTGGTCCGAGAGTGCCTTCGCGGACTGTTCGGTGAACCCACCGGTAATCTGCGGACGGCCGTCCGTGATGGTCGCATTCGCACGCGGCGCGGAGATGACCTGGTCATCGAGCACGATGGCAAACTGTGCCTTCGGATCTGAGCCGCCCTGGGCCTGGCTGGCGACGTTGAACTGATACAGCCGCTCGGTGACTGCCTTGAACTTGGTGGTGCCTTCGTCGTTGAACTGGATGTTCACTGCCCACTCGTTGGTCACCGCACCCTGGGCGCCGCGCTGCAGCTGGAAGGAAGACCCGGCGATGTTTGAGCCCTTGACTTCAACCGGGCCAAGGATGTACTTGATCGCCGGGGAGTTGGCGGAGGCCGGCTCGCAGGTTACCAGCGGTTTGGTCGGGTCGGAGCGTTCCTGCTTGTCCTGCGACGGGTTGTCGCAGTTGAGCAACTCGAACTTCTTGTAGACCTCCGGGGTAACCCAGTTAATGTCGCTGCCGTTGGTGGGCTCGGCGGTGGGCTTGGGCAGCTGGTCTTCCGGAGTCAAGGACTCCGTGGGGACGGCTGCGCCCGGACCGGCTTGGAGGACGGGGCGGAAATTCATGTCGGCGGACGCCTGGATCAGGGCGCGGGTTTCCTTGGCGGGTGTGCCCGGCAGGCTGACGACGACGTTCCGGCCCGACTGCGTGCTGATTTCCGCTTCCGCGACACCGGAGCCGTCCACACGCTGGCGGATGATCGCCACGGCCTGATTGAGCTGCTCTTCATTGATGCCTGAACCGCCTTCAACCTTGGGCGCCAGGATCATCTGGGTGCCGCCTTCAAGGTCCAGGGCGAGCTTGGGTGCCCAGCTCGCCTGGCCGGCCATGGTGCCGCCGGCCAGGACGGCCGTCAGGACGGCGAGGATAACGCCGAGCCAGACCAGCACCCTGAGGGCTGTGTTTTTGGGGCCAGTTCGTGCCATTGTGGATCTTTCTATTGTTTACGGAGGAACCGCCGTGCGGCCCTCACGGGCGCGCTCCGGCGGTGGCCCGCAGCCGTTGCTTCGCGGGATAGCTCAAACAGGCAGACTAGCTGTCTTTTTTGCCTTCGTCGCTGAGGCGGCGCAGGGTTTCCTCAGGCGTCTCATCGCGCGGCGCATCGTTGACAGGAGCGATGCTTTCGGACTTCTCGATCGTCAGCGAAGATGCATCGTTGGGAACCACGGCAGGCTCCTCGGCGGCGAGGACCGGCTCGACGATCTTGGTAACTGCCTGGCGGTGCACCGTGGCGGTGTTCCCCGGGGAGAGTTCGAGCAGCACCTTGTTCTCTGCGTCGTCGATCTCGACGATCCTTCCGAAGAGGCCGAAACTGGTCATAACCTCGACACCCGGGGCGAACTGTGACTGCAGCGTGGCTGCCTGTTCCTTGGTCTTCTTGTTGCGGCGGAACATCATAAAGACGAAGAGTCCGAGCATAACGAAAAGCAGGATGTTCATTGGATCCAAGGGAAAAGTTCCATTCTGTACTTGCGTAGCTGGTTGTACAGCAACGTCCGTTTCGCTCCGGGATAGCTGGCAGGCAATTATGCCGAGCCGACGGCGGCCAGGAACTGGCCGCGCACGGAAACAAAGACCCGAACGTGCCGAGCGTCATACCAGTCTAGAGGGAAAGGCTACGCGCCGCTGCTATTGACGGTTACGGATCCATTCCGGATCGGCATCCTGGCCCGGGCCGGCATCGAAGTCGGCGTCCCCGTCCGCCGGGAAGAGTTCCAGCGGGTCCTGCGCGAAGACGCCGGGCGGCACCGCGAAGCCAAGATGTGTCCAGGCCGGGGCGAGCGCGATCCTGCCCCGCGGGGTCCGGCCCAGCAGGCCCTCGCGGACGAGGTACGGCTCGGCGACGGTTTCCACCGTTTCCGTCTCCTCGCCGACGGCGATAGCCAGGGTGGACAGTCCCACGGGTCCGCCGCCGAACTTGGTGATCAAGGCCTCCAGGACGGCCCGGTCCAGCCGGTCAAGTCCGCGTTTGTCGACTTCGTACATGTCCAGCGCCGCGGACGCGGTCCGGGCATCGATCTGCTCGACCCCGTGCACCAGCGCCCAGTCGCGGACCCGGCGCAGGAGCCGGTTTGCGATGCGGGGCGTACCGCGGGACCGCCCGGCAATTTCGCTGAACCCGGCGGAGTTGACCTTCAGGTCCAGCAGGCCTGCAGAGCGCCGGAGGACGAGTTCCAATTCCGCCACGGAGTAGAACTCGAGGTGTCCGGTGAAGCCGAACCGGTCCCGGAGCGGCCCGGGCAGCAGGCCCGCGCGGGTGGTCGCACCCACCAGGGTGAACGGCGGAAGTTCAATCGGGATGGCGGTAGCTCCGGCTCCCTTGCCGACGACGATGTCGACCCGGAAATCCTCCATAGCCATGTAGAGCATTTCCTCGGCCGGCCGGGACATCCGGTGGATTTCATCAAGGAAAAGGACTTCACCTTCGGAAAGCGAGGACAGGATGGCAGCCAGGTCGCCTGCGTGCTGGATCGCCGGGCCGCTGCTGATTCGCAGCGGTGCGTTCATCTCGGCCGCAATGATCATGGACAGCGTGGTCTTACCCAGGCCGGGAGGACCGGAGAGCAGGACGTGGTCAGCGCTGCGGCCCCGCATGCGGGAGGCTTCCAGGACCAGTGACAGTTGTTTTCGGACCCGGTGCTGGCCCACGAAGTCGTGCAGGTTTTTGGGCCGCAGGGCGGCTTCGATGACCCGCTCCTCCGGCTCCTCTCCGCCGGCGACG
This genomic window from Arthrobacter sp. EM1 contains:
- the secF gene encoding protein translocase subunit SecF; this encodes MATSFANFGNELYTGKRSYDFVDSKKIWFLIAAVLVALSILLPVAKGGFNLGIEFRGGSEFTVSNVKTTDPALGEKAVKDVVSGSVPRVANVAGTTMRIQTDKLTDDETLRIKDGLTTAYGVTDNEVTSTFVGPTWGADVTKQALLGLAIFVGLAAVLMALYFRTWKMSLSALVGMLVTMFITAGVYALSDFEVTPSAIIGFLTVLSYSLYDTVVVFDKIRENTADLQASTRRTFGEEVNLAVNQTLVRSINTMMVAILPVGAILFIGAGLLGAGTLRDLSLALFVGILIGTAATIFIAAPLYAWLRQGERELVKQAARVQQRRAQAAAKAETAEAPATA
- the secD gene encoding protein translocase subunit SecD, translating into MARTGPKNTALRVLVWLGVILAVLTAVLAGGTMAGQASWAPKLALDLEGGTQMILAPKVEGGSGINEEQLNQAVAIIRQRVDGSGVAEAEISTQSGRNVVVSLPGTPAKETRALIQASADMNFRPVLQAGPGAAVPTESLTPEDQLPKPTAEPTNGSDINWVTPEVYKKFELLNCDNPSQDKQERSDPTKPLVTCEPASANSPAIKYILGPVEVKGSNIAGSSFQLQRGAQGAVTNEWAVNIQFNDEGTTKFKAVTERLYQFNVASQAQGGSDPKAQFAIVLDDQVISAPRANATITDGRPQITGGFTEQSAKALSDQLRFGALPISFEIQSEQQISATLGGEQLRMGMLAGLIGLLLVVVYSLFQYRALGLVTVASLVVAGALTYLAIAILGWTENYRLSLAGVAGLIVAIGQTADSFIVYFERIRDELREGRGLVSAVQNGWKRAKRTVLASKAVNLLAALVLYFVAVGNVRGFAFTLGLTAIADLIVVFMFTHPTLQLLSGTKFFGEGHRFSGLDPKRLGAIPLYRGAGRIRTPDDKPAVALRAKNTGAAAEAERRMTIAERRLAERQEQLAGSSKNASKEGN
- the yajC gene encoding preprotein translocase subunit YajC, which encodes MNILLFVMLGLFVFMMFRRNKKTKEQAATLQSQFAPGVEVMTSFGLFGRIVEIDDAENKVLLELSPGNTATVHRQAVTKIVEPVLAAEEPAVVPNDASSLTIEKSESIAPVNDAPRDETPEETLRRLSDEGKKDS
- the ruvB gene encoding Holliday junction branch migration DNA helicase RuvB, encoding MAEPSVVAGGEEPEERVIEAALRPKNLHDFVGQHRVRKQLSLVLEASRMRGRSADHVLLSGPPGLGKTTLSMIIAAEMNAPLRISSGPAIQHAGDLAAILSSLSEGEVLFLDEIHRMSRPAEEMLYMAMEDFRVDIVVGKGAGATAIPIELPPFTLVGATTRAGLLPGPLRDRFGFTGHLEFYSVAELELVLRRSAGLLDLKVNSAGFSEIAGRSRGTPRIANRLLRRVRDWALVHGVEQIDARTASAALDMYEVDKRGLDRLDRAVLEALITKFGGGPVGLSTLAIAVGEETETVETVAEPYLVREGLLGRTPRGRIALAPAWTHLGFAVPPGVFAQDPLELFPADGDADFDAGPGQDADPEWIRNRQ